A region of the Silene latifolia isolate original U9 population chromosome 9, ASM4854445v1, whole genome shotgun sequence genome:
AAAATAGTGAAGAACGCATACCCAGTATTCGGCTGGGCGCATCTTGAGATTGTACGTGGAGGCCATGCTCATGCAATAGGCGCCTGCATCGTGAACTACCAATCCCGTCCCCTGCAAGCCAGAAAATGAAACaaaagaatctgaatctgaatcttcTTTTATTAAGGGAGCTAGTACACTTCTACTAGGGATTCAAGCCTTCAAGTCATGTAAATACATCTCTTGTAAGGTGGTTTTACATAAAGATATTGTAAAATGATCCATTGAAGAATGCCTTTAGGTTTTAGGACGGAAGACTAGAAGTATAGATCAAGAATTTTAGAGTGGTGAAACAGTAGTGTGTAGGAGAAAAATAAGTAAAAATTCATATTTGTAATTTCTTTGGATGGGCGGCAGCGGCAGCCCTGCTAGTCTGCTACCCACCCCCTGCCCTCGCTCCGTGACCACTAATACCATAAATCACGATTTTATCTGATACGGACTAATTGATTTTATAAAGGCATTGGATCAAATAACACATTATTTGCTACTTATAATACATATGCAAAACCATCGTATATGAGCAAGTGTCAAGAAAATTACACTAGGTGGAGTGGGTAGCTTGCGCTCCTTTCCCAAAAAATCTGCGGATTCACAGACTGGGCCCACCACATCAAAGGTGGACACTTCGGCATCTGCTGGAACTGGAGATACTAGCTCTATATGCTGCAAACATCAATAACAGTGTCATAACACCCCCGCAAAATCACAAGTTGTGCATAAAACGAAAAGACCTGTCGTAAAGAAGTCTTACTTGATAGGCATCATAAAGACTTGGACGAATAAGTTCTGCCATGCTCCCATCAATAACGATAAAATTCTTGGTGCCATTAGTCTTGACACCGGTGACACGATTGACAAGGCAACAAGTGTTTGCAATAAGTGATCTTCCAGGTTCAATGATGAGGTTCAGATCTCGTGATAGGACCAGTTCTCGAACCTGCAACAAGCTTACAGATCATGATCAAGCGACACAAATCATCAATTCAGTAGGTAACTAAATAGAGGATCAGTAACATCAGTTCTATCCTGGATTACATTTTTGTGTACACCTCTTCATATATTATGGCCTAGAACATCATATTTTGGTTTCACGGAAACAACCTTAACAGCATATCATATGAAATGTGTTGATATAGCCAGCTATGGTCCTCACCGTGTCAATGAGATCTCTTGGGGTTGGAAGAACAGCACCTGCATGGTAGTAATCTATTCCCAAACCACCTCCAATATTCAAGTAACTGATCTCAAAACCTTGCTCTCGTATTTGATCAATGTAGTTCACCATAAGGACAGCTGCATCCCTGAATATATCAACCTGTAAACATGCAATAAGACGAAAGGGGAATAAAAATTATAGAGCAATAGAGAGAAGTTTTTAAAAtcattactcttcaattcaaatAGATTGTTTCAAAAATCcattattttgaaaattttaaacCCAATGAATTGAGGGAGTATTAGACGGAGGATAAAGAAAGTAAAAGTTAATCATTCATAGTTTAATACATCCTAACATCAGTGTCCTCCCAAAATCTCAACGAACGAGTGACAGAGAGAGATGACAATCGAAGAATTAGTTACATGACAACATGGCCATGAAAACTAAGATAGTCAAAGTACTAAAACATCAGCAAAAGCAATATCAACCAGAAGTATATTGCGTGTAGATTTTGCAAGATAAAACCTCCAAACATATCTACCAAGACAAGGTTTCATGTCAATACCTTGGTAATTGTAGACCCAAGATGGCAATGTGCTCCAACCAGCTTAAGCTCATTAGGATGTGCCTTCACAGCATCTAAAAACCACTGTAATTTCTCATTTCTGATTCCAAACTTCGAGCTTTTGTTCCCAGTGGCAACATAAGGATGGACCTAGGTATGTCAAGCAACACTCACATTATTTAACAAAACCGATAAAAAGGTACTTCTTCCGTTCCAGCGGGCGTTACTCTTCAAATTTCCGCTAAACATAATTTGGAAAGTGTGAAGAACCAAATGGAATGAAGTGAGTACCAACTTCTTACCAGAAACTTATTCCTAGCCAATGATAATTCGACATTCCATATAGGCAAGGTTTTGTGTATATGACACCCTCGACAAATCACGATGGTGTTTTGACAATTCATTTTAGGCCAGAAACATGAAACTTTAAGAAAATTTGTCTAGTCCAACCTGGACACAATGTCGCACCAAATGCTTGCAACCAAGTTGAAGTAACATAATTCTCATCAACAACAAATCAAGCATGCCCCCAAAGTTTGGAGACAGAAATTCTCagctcagaaaaaaaaaaaaaaaaaaaaaaaaaaaaaaaaaactaccactTTCATAAAGCAGAAAGAAGAAATATGGAGAACATGGTAAAGACAGAAATACGGAGAACGGGCTAAGTGATGACTGCCAGCTATGTGGGTTTTAAAACTATATATAAACCACCACGATGGCAAAATATCCCACCTGAGGATCAACGTCAGGGTTAATACGGAGCAAGACATTAACTTTCTTCCCAGAAATTCTAGCAGCCGAAACAATGTTGTCCAAGTCAAACTCACTATCAACATTCACAAAAACACCACTTTCAGCAGCTAAAACCAAATCATCCAACAGCTTCCCATTTCCATTGAAGATACATCTGTCCATCAAGATATCAATTCGGTAAGCTGGACATGCAACGATTCAGACTACAGTCAACTCTGATCCCAACAAGCATAAGATGCCAAGTAAACAGTTGTCGTTAAGTTATACCTTCCCAACATAACAGTTCACACTCAAAACTCCAAATGATGAACATTCAGACAAGAACTACTGATCATGAACGGATATTGTAAGCTAACAATCTCATTTGATATCTACGATAGAATGGCACAATTACTCTACCCTATTTAAAAATTCATCATGTATACAATTTTGTGCGTTTTGGTGCGGTTATGAATCTTATGTGTTGTAACCTCCCCAATCAACTACAATTTTTCTTGTCGATAGCTTCCACTCGTTGCATAAATTTAAAATTAACACATGAGAAGGCAATTAACCAACACAATATCAACTACAAATCCATGTCCCACCGAACAAGTTACTACCATTTCCAAAACTTCACCTATGAATCAAAATTGACAAGTTCTTGGGACGAAAATGAGCTCAAACAAGCTTTCATGTCAGACTCAACCAGCCAGCCTACTATCACACACACTCTCTTACAATAAACTTAAATAACAATGTGATCAAACACCTAAACCCAATGTATTCTCCACGAACCTACACTCACTTATAGCAACCACACCCTACATTCTAACAAAACTGATCACTTAAATACTTAATCAAACTATTAATCAACTAAACAACTCAAAAATCCATGTATTCTCCATCCAAAGCTAACAACCACTTATGTAAATCATACCATACACTATAATCCAACTGATCACTCAAGTACTCAAACACACTACTCCACCATCCCAATCATTAGTTTACCTTTACTATTTTCAGTGAGCAGTATTTCAaacaaacgtaaacaaatgatagggacggaggaagTATACATCAATAGATCAATAAACCAACAAAACCCAATTGATTCAATATCACAAATGTCAAATAACATACACTAAACTAACACTCACTTATGGCAATCACACTAAAcacactactccctccattccaatcatttgtttaccttttctaTTCTCTATGagcggtattttaatcaaacgtaaacaaaaCCATCCAATTGATTCAATATCACATATAACATACACTAAACGAACACTCGCTTATGGCAATCACACTAAACACACTACTCCTtccatcccaatcatttgtttaccttttatattctctatgagcggtattttaatcaaacatAAACAAAACCCAATTGATTCAATATCTGAAATATTAAACAACATACACTAAATAAGAAAGATTGAAGCTTACTGAGTAGGATCAAAACCAGCAGCTAAAGCGAGACGGAGCTCATTACCACTAACAAGAACAGCACCACAACCCAAACCCCTCAAATGCTCCAAAATCTTGAAATTATTATTAGCTTTAATAGCATATCCGATAATAGGAGATTTCAACCCTAATAAAGCATCTTTATAAGCTTCAACATTTCTAGTAATCTGAGGTTTACTATACAAATAAAAGGGTCTTTTTTCAACACTTTCCATAACATCACCCACCTTAATTCCTTCACAATACAAATACCCATCTTCTTTTTTtgtgaaacaatggttgaaattattagggtttgttgttgttgttgttttctgGGTATCTAAAGTTTGAGTCTTTGAGGTAATTGCTTTTAGGGTTAATTGATTTGGGGATAAATTGTAGGGTTTATTGGGGAAGGAGATGAAGGGTGTTTTGGGGAGAAATGGGGTTTTGGAGAGATGGGTTTTAGGGTTTAAGGTTGTTGGTTGAGAGAGTAGGTGTGTAGCCGCCATTGTTGCAGAGATTTCAGGACAAAGATAGGTAGGTTACTTGTAAGTTGTAACAGTACACTGTGCAGTGTGCACTCAGTTTTATATGGTAGGAAAATATGCGGTTTTTGTAGGTGGGAAGATTCGAACATGGGATCTTCGTTTGCACAGTTAACGGATTTATGTTGACTGTTACTTGTGAAATAAAGGTATAGACTAAAAAAAAATATGGAGAAAAATAAGGGAGATAAAACTatctttttatttcattacaaGGGTATATGATAATAGAATCTAAATTTCTACTAAGAtatgaacattttttttttgtgctaATGAGGGGATAAACCCTTTAACTAATTATTCGCTATTACACGGGGAATAGCCACCTCAAATATGTCCTCCCGTAGGATAGGACGAAGCTCAACTAGGGGATCATCTAAATAGATAGGCGTGTTACTAGCATTCACGCCCTTGTTTGCTAACAAATCGGTAGCTCGATTTGCCTCTCGATACGTATGCTCCACTTTGACCATCTATGAGCTATCCCGGATCATTTCTTGACATTTTTGGACAAATCTCATAGGAATGAACAAATCATACCGATCAAAAGCTTTTTTACTCATTTCAAATTGCTGGATAAAGAATTGTCGAGGCTCAGTTGGGTTCTCATTCTCGCGACCAAAAACCACGTTATTGCGCCATCTCCAAATCCACCAACAAGTGATCGCAAACATCATAGGCCAATTCGCTTCATTAGTGGAGACGTCATTACTCGCACATCTTGTTAACCATTCAATAAAGGGGGAGTTAAAAAAGTATATATTGGAGGAATCAATACCTATCAGAttccaaatttgttttgaaacgGGACAGGAGCGAAGAAGGTGCTTCGTTGTTTCTTCGTCTCCTTCACAGCGTGGACAACGAGGGTCATCCCCCATATTTCTAATTACCCTGTTAACATTCACCATAACCCTACCATGGGCCGCCAACCAGATAAACATACGCACTCTCTGCTGGACTGGTAAACGCCAAATCGTCCTCCACATGATGGACTCGGGCTCGCTGGAAGTATCATGTCCTCGAAGAAATCCCTGCGCGGACTTTAGAGAAAAATTTTCCGAAGACGTTCCGTTCCAGTATAACGAATCTTCCATTTCAGGGTCCTCTGTTAGCGAAATTGAAGCAATTTTTTGAAGAATTTCTTGTGGTAAGAAATTAGCGAAGCAGTCCCAATTCCATCCCGAACTTTCGCTCCACATTTCACTCACTGTATTTCCAAGGATCGCTTCCGGAATTGGAGCTAAGGCGTGGTCACTCGGGCAAATTCCATCGACCCAAGCATGGTCCCAGAATAGGGTCCTTCTCCCGTTTCCCACAACCGTTGTCGTTCCCCTTACTATAGTTCTTGCTTGTGATGAAATTCCAGCCCATACGTTAGACATGCTCCTCTTAGCCTGGAAAATGTCAATGTCGCATCTATTATTACAATACTTGGCTCGTAAAAATCTTGACCATAGGCTAGTCGGTTCCACCAACACTCTCCATCCTAGCTTAGTTAGAAAAGCGGTGTTTGATTGCCTAGCTGAAGGTAGGCCGAGTCCCCCGAGTGACTTAGGCTTTTGTAAATTTTCCCATGAGATTAAATGTATTGGTTTCTTTAATTCATCACCGCCCCAAAGAAATCTTCTTGTTTTCCTGTCTATCGAGTCACAAACAGTCCTGGGAATTTTTGCCGTTTGCATACTATAATTTGCAATAGTCGTGAAAGTTGATTGAACGAGAGTAGTTCTTCCCGCAAGCGACAATCTTTTTGTGGACCACCCGGCTAGCCTTCTATTAATTTTTTCCTCAAGATGGCTGAATGTTTGACGGGTAACCCGTCCGTTGATTGTCGGCATACCTAGGTAGGTTCCTAAATCATCCGTTTCTTCAAACCCAAGAGCTGCACACACCTCCTCTCTGCTTGTTTGCTCCGTGTTGTTAGAGAAAAAAACTCGGGATTTGGCATTACTAATCTTCTGTCCTGAGGCCATACAGAAATTATCAAGTACATGTTTCATGACTACGGCCTATTCTTCTGTAGCCTCACCAAATAAGACCATATCGTCTGCAAAGAAAAGATTAGTAATTTGAGGACCATTTCTACAAATAATGATGGGCTTCCAGTTGTTGTTTCGGACCTCCTGATCAATGGCCTGCTGCAACTTTTCCAAACACATGACAAACAAATATGAAGATAACGGATCCCCTTGACGCACTCCCCTAGTTGGTGTGAATTGTTCCGTTGGCTCCCCGTTCCATAAAATTTGCATCCTCGCCGAGGTTACACATTCCATCACCACGTCAATAATTAATCTAGGGAAACCCATGTCACTCAATGTGTCGTAGATGAAGCTCCATCTAAGCCGATCGTATGCTTTTTCGAGATCAATTTTGATTGTCATTATACCCTTCGACCCTTTCTTCTTTCTCATAGAATGAATAACTTCTTGGAAAACCACTATGTTATCAGTTATTTGTCTACCAGGCACAAAACCACTTTGGGTTTCGTATATGAGTCGAGGTAGGACTTTTTTTATGCGATTAGCAAGCGTCTTGCTTATGATTTTATAAGCTACATTGCACAGACTTATGGAACGAAATTGTATAATGTACTCAGGAGCATCAACCTTAGGTATTAGAACGAGATAAGTATCGTTTAGGCCAGCCGGCATGCTCTTACCTTCAAGCGCTTTTAAGACCATCTCGCTGAGAGATTGCTCGATCAAAGGCCAACCGTTGCCGTTCCCCTTACTAAGATATGAACATTCATATATAGTAATTACAGTTTTTCTTAACATTGGTTACTTTTTCCGAGTGAAGGATCATTTTGTAAAAATGGTGTTAACTGAAACTAGTTCTTTCTAAGTGAAGAATCATTTATTCTCGAAAATAAGTTTTTTTCCTTAACAAATGCAAAGATATGATAAAATACGGTAGTTGGACCGTCAAGCTGACAGGAAAGCTAACTGATCGAGCAAGTGTTTGGCTCGCAAATTATGGGGTTACTCAAGCACTCATTCAGCTAGTAATTCGGATTATCCGCCTTTCGATCTTTGTCCAATACTTCGAGAATATATTTTTGGGGTGATTATCCTCAGCTTAATATATAGCTAGTTAGTTCAGGGATCATAGGTACCAAAAACAAATGGCATTTATCTTTAACATAAGTACATAAGTGGAGGATAGTTTGCGGGTTTGGGCGGACATGGATTGGGCATGTCTTTGAAAATGTGTCCAACAACCCTACTATGCCTTGTCCAAGTCGGTTAAAGCAGGCATACAAGTATTGTCTAAGTCCGCCCACTTTAAGCTAGCgggctttattaaataattaatatataGATAAATATAATTAAAGTATAATCTTAAACACCATGAAAGATCAAATCAAACGATCTTTTAACTAGAAGAGACTCATAGAGTAATTATGTTCTTTTTTACTTAATTTCTGCTCATTTCAATTCAACTCAATTTCATTCAATTTAGTTAACTTTAACTTAATTCTTAATTTCATCATCTTCAGTTCAGTCAGCTTAACTCAACTCCACTCAGTGGTGGAGCGAGGGGGGCTAGCAGAGGCGGTCGCCCCTGCTGAAGTTGAAAAAACccgaagtttttagttaaattttcgaGCTTTTTTCAAATTTGCCTTATAAAATTACTCGTTCGGCCCCGCTGAAATTTCCTCCCCCCACCAACCCAACAGggaatcctggctccgccaccaCTTCTTTTAGCCGAAAATTAACATAGTCTATCTAACTTTTTTAATACGAGTATATACCAAACTAACAAATTTgcatcgatttttgttttcataaaaaaATGTTGATTGGTAGGTTAGGAGGAGCCAAGCATTGAATGATTATTATAGACAAATATTAGTAGAATCTGACATGCATCCGGCATCCAACCCCTTTGACTCTGTAAGCAGGCCATATATAGAATTTGTAAACAATGATACTCCTTACTTAATACTTAGTGGAAGACCTCAATTGTAGAGAGAGTTGAAATTGTCATTATCAAACTaacctttctatttcttctttaattaattgtatatgcAATTATGCATGCATGCAGTTAATAAGCTAATTATGGTCTTTGCTTCTAGTGTGAATCAGGGTTTGTGTAAGGTAATTATATGAAGTTACCCTCATTTATGAGCTTGTACGATTTACATATCTTATTATAAGACTAACCCGATTACCAGTTTAATGTCAAATTAAATAGGAATATCAACGAGTCAACGACAATTTGGATTCAAATTACAATAAATCTGATTTAATACTCCTATATAATTAAGCTTTATCAGCATGGTAAGTTAAGACTGTCTATTACTAGTGATAAGAAGTTTTCCACGATAAGAGGAAGTATAAGCGCAAAATAAATTAATACTCGTAAAACAAAGAGAGTTCTGATTGAACCTAGAATTTATCATATACTTCACAACACTTAATCTTCGTATTAACCACTAAATTATTAAGATTTCTCCGATATCACCAAACAAAAGTAAAAGTAAATATTTCAGTATTTTCATATGACCAATAATTATAATCGTAATAGTAAAGAATACAGTTGTATAGGTGAAAATCAAATTTTATCAGGATAAAATTTTATAATGAGTATTGAAATTATTATTAAGGGAGTGGCATGCATGCATTTGGTTTGCCGTCCCTAATTAGTCCTTTCATAATCGCAAAAAGTGGTTACATATTCAATTCAAGACTATGTCAATGCTGATTTTTGAT
Encoded here:
- the LOC141599342 gene encoding diaminopimelate decarboxylase 1, chloroplastic-like, whose translation is MAATHLLSQPTTLNPKTHLSKTPFLPKTPFISFPNKPYNLSPNQLTLKAITSKTQTLDTQKTTTTTNPNNFNHCFTKKEDGYLYCEGIKVGDVMESVEKRPFYLYSKPQITRNVEAYKDALLGLKSPIIGYAIKANNNFKILEHLRGLGCGAVLVSGNELRLALAAGFDPTQCIFNGNGKLLDDLVLAAESGVFVNVDSEFDLDNIVSAARISGKKVNVLLRINPDVDPQVHPYVATGNKSSKFGIRNEKLQWFLDAVKAHPNELKLVGAHCHLGSTITKVDIFRDAAVLMVNYIDQIREQGFEISYLNIGGGLGIDYYHAGAVLPTPRDLIDTVRELVLSRDLNLIIEPGRSLIANTCCLVNRVTGVKTNGTKNFIVIDGSMAELIRPSLYDAYQHIELVSPVPADAEVSTFDVVGPVCESADFLGKERKLPTPPSGTGLVVHDAGAYCMSMASTYNLKMRPAEYWVKEDGSIAKIRHAETFDDHMRYFTGL